The Cetobacterium somerae ATCC BAA-474 genome includes the window GATGCCAAACTTACGAGCAGGATAACTAGCAGTTGTGACAACGCCACCAGCAACAACAATGGGCTTATCCTTATATTTGGGATTATCTCTAATCTCAATAGAAGCATAAAAAGCGTCCATATCGTAGTGCATTATTAATTTTCTCATTTTGCCTCCTTTTGATTTTATTTACATTTATAGAAACCCTCATAAAATAAGGGTTTCTTAATTTTAGTTATTTTATAAGTTGTTTAGTTTTTTTATATGTAGCTAACAAGTAGCTAACAAGTAGCTAACAAAATATTAATTCAATAATTCTACAGCTTTTCTTAATTCCTCAGTATCTTTGTGAGTATAAACATTTTCTGTAATAGAAAAATCAGAATGACCAATAAGCTTAATAATTGAAGTTTGGTTGGCATTAGCATTATTTAATAAAGTAGCAAAAGTATGACGAGTATCATGAATAGTATGAGATTCAATATTCAACTCTTTTAATAGCTTTTGAAATCTAGGTTTAAAAGTTGAATAAGCTAACTTTTTAGTAGTGTCCCCTTTTACAAAATATTCTTGATCTTTTATCATATTAGTAAGAAATAAGTTAAAGATTTTAGAAGAGATTGGAATTACTCTAATACCTGCATCTGTTTTACTTTCTTTTATAGTAAGGCATGAGTTATGTAAATCGATATCTTCATTTTTTAGGTTAAGAAGTTCACCAATTCTCATACCAGTATAGATAAGAATTAGAACTATATAGATATATTTACAATAGTAGGTATCAGTATCAAGATTTTTCCATAGGATTTCAATTTCATCCTTAGAAAATACTCTTCTATCTATAACTTTTACTCTTTTACCTAAATCAATAAACTTAACTTTGTTAGAATCAACAATTTCATTTTTAAAT containing:
- a CDS encoding tyrosine-type recombinase/integrase, with the translated sequence MKNINGGGSVYKLSGKRRKPWAVAITTGYSLDGRQVRKLIGTFETKREAQEVLIKYVRNPLLFSKVTFKEIKELWWENYKKKVTNESTIKTNLYRLRALEPLDNFKINDIKVYDMQEIFDNMQTSWSFRNACKSVLNMIFDFAFKNEIVDSNKVKFIDLGKRVKVIDRRVFSKDEIEILWKNLDTDTYYCKYIYIVLILIYTGMRIGELLNLKNEDIDLHNSCLTIKESKTDAGIRVIPISSKIFNLFLTNMIKDQEYFVKGDTTKKLAYSTFKPRFQKLLKELNIESHTIHDTRHTFATLLNNANANQTSIIKLIGHSDFSITENVYTHKDTEELRKAVELLN